The Rhodothermales bacterium genome segment CCGAGGTACTCGGGTTGAAGAAGGCGTATGCCTCGTTCGAGGAGGTATTGGCCGATCGGGATGTCCACGCCGTCCACCTCGCGGTGCCCAATGTGCTGCACTACGAGATGGCTAGCCGGGCGCTCGCCGCCGGCAAACACGTTATGTGCGAAAAGCCGCTGGCGATGACGGCCGATGAGTCCGCCAAGCTGGTGGCGCAGGCCGCCGCCTCCAGCCTCTCGGCCGCTGTCTGTTATAACCTCCGCTTCTACCCGCTCAACCTTGAGGCGCGCGCCCGTGTTCGGTCGGGCGAATGCGGGGAGGTGATCTCGGTGGTCGGCAGCTACGTACAAGACTGGCTGATGTACGACACGGATTACAACTGGCGCGTCCTGGCGGACCAGGGTGGCGCGCTTCGGGCGGTGTCGGACATCGGCACGCACTGGATGGACCTCGTCTGTTCGATTACCCACCTCGAAGTGGAAGCCGTGTTTGCCGACCTGAAAACGGTGCACCCCGTTCGAAAGCGCCCCCGGGGCGAAATCGCCACGTTTACCGGCAAGATGGGCGAGCCGCGGGAAACCGACCCGGTTGATATCACGACCGACGACTGCGGGGCGGTCCTCCTCCGGTTCAAGGGCGGTGGCCGCGGCGTGCTCTGGGTATCTCAGGTTACCGCCGGCTGTAAGAACCGTCTCCGCTACGAAATTTCCGGGACGAAGGGCGCCATGTCCTGGTCGAGCGTAACGCCCG includes the following:
- a CDS encoding Gfo/Idh/MocA family oxidoreductase, coding for MYDIGAAVVGTGFIGPVHAEALKRLGINVTGIMGSTAKKSKTASEVLGLKKAYASFEEVLADRDVHAVHLAVPNVLHYEMASRALAAGKHVMCEKPLAMTADESAKLVAQAAASSLSAAVCYNLRFYPLNLEARARVRSGECGEVISVVGSYVQDWLMYDTDYNWRVLADQGGALRAVSDIGTHWMDLVCSITHLEVEAVFADLKTVHPVRKRPRGEIATFTGKMGEPRETDPVDITTDDCGAVLLRFKGGGRGVLWVSQVTAGCKNRLRYEISGTKGAMSWSSVTPDELWLGHRNTLNESFMKDPSLMSDFARPFSNYPGGHNEGYPDTFKQCFRAFYDAIRDGVPAEKALYPTFADGHKEIVICDAIVESNREQRWVRV